A region from the Desulfobacteraceae bacterium genome encodes:
- a CDS encoding 3-hydroxybutyryl-CoA dehydrogenase: MEIKTFGVIGAGQMGNGIAQVAAASGLDVIMNDIKTEFVEKGLAAITKNLQRAVDKGKLSAADQAAVLARIKTSVDLKDMAAADFVVEAATENEPIKFQIFKDLDTICRPGVILASNTSSIPIGRIASQTGRPADVIGMHFMNPVPVMKLVEVIRALATSDETFQTTWALCEKFGKTPAEANDYPGFIANRILLPMINEAVYCLYHGVGSREAIDTVMKLGMNHPMGPLALADLIGLDTCLAIMETLHAGFKDSKYRPCPLLRKYVEAGWLGRKTGRGFYDY; the protein is encoded by the coding sequence ATGGAGATCAAGACGTTTGGCGTTATCGGTGCAGGGCAGATGGGCAACGGCATCGCCCAGGTTGCGGCGGCCAGCGGGCTGGATGTGATCATGAACGACATCAAGACCGAGTTTGTCGAAAAGGGGCTGGCCGCCATCACCAAAAACCTTCAGCGCGCGGTGGACAAGGGCAAGTTGAGCGCCGCGGATCAGGCCGCGGTTCTTGCCCGCATCAAGACCAGCGTGGACCTTAAGGACATGGCGGCCGCGGACTTCGTGGTGGAGGCCGCCACTGAAAATGAGCCCATCAAGTTCCAGATCTTCAAGGACCTGGACACCATCTGCCGGCCGGGGGTGATCCTGGCCAGCAACACCTCCTCGATCCCCATTGGGCGGATCGCCTCACAGACCGGCCGTCCGGCCGACGTCATCGGCATGCACTTCATGAACCCGGTGCCGGTCATGAAGCTGGTGGAGGTCATCCGGGCGCTGGCGACCTCAGATGAGACCTTCCAGACCACCTGGGCGCTTTGCGAGAAGTTCGGCAAAACCCCGGCCGAGGCCAACGACTACCCCGGCTTCATCGCCAACCGCATCCTGCTGCCGATGATCAACGAAGCGGTCTACTGCCTCTATCATGGTGTGGGCAGCCGCGAGGCCATCGACACCGTCATGAAGCTCGGCATGAACCACCCCATGGGGCCTCTGGCGCTGGCGGACCTGATCGGGCTTGACACCTGCCTGGCGATCATGGAGACGCTCCATGCCGGGTTCAAGGATTCCAAGTACCGCCCCTGTCCGCTGCTCAGAAAATACGTCGAGGCCGGCTGGCTGGGCCGCAAGACGGGGCGCGGTTTTTACGATTACTAG
- a CDS encoding XRE family transcriptional regulator: MAAKKTTKLEPVGKKIKKVRLEKKLTLERLANETGFAVDYLKELEAGKIIPPVGTLLSLSRALGMDSGLLLQEQEAALKDRVEAYTKRTENYAYKTLTPGAENKHLKAFLVTIDPLAEHHGVGYLHEGEEFVYLLRGCIEVIVGENVNRLNANDSLHFNSGIRHQMRNVGNEEAELLVVVYGP; encoded by the coding sequence ATGGCAGCCAAAAAGACAACCAAGCTCGAACCGGTCGGCAAAAAAATCAAGAAGGTGCGGCTGGAGAAAAAACTGACCCTGGAGCGGTTGGCCAACGAAACCGGTTTTGCGGTGGACTACCTCAAAGAGCTGGAGGCCGGCAAGATCATCCCGCCGGTGGGGACCCTGCTGTCCCTTTCGCGGGCCCTGGGGATGGATTCCGGTCTTCTACTGCAGGAGCAGGAGGCCGCACTCAAGGACCGGGTCGAGGCCTACACCAAGCGCACTGAGAACTACGCCTACAAGACCCTCACCCCGGGAGCCGAGAACAAGCACCTGAAGGCCTTCCTGGTCACCATCGACCCCCTCGCGGAGCACCACGGTGTGGGCTACCTGCACGAAGGCGAGGAGTTTGTCTACCTGCTTCGCGGCTGCATCGAGGTGATCGTCGGTGAGAATGTCAACCGGTTGAACGCCAACGACTCGCTGCATTTCAACTCCGGTATTCGCCACCAGATGCGCAATGTCGGCAACGAAGAGGCGGAGCTTCTAGTGGTGGTTTACGGGCCGTAG